The following are encoded together in the Variovorax sp. PBS-H4 genome:
- a CDS encoding aromatic-ring-hydroxylating dioxygenase subunit beta, which translates to MKANTLSLYRGRRIDAARARELRADIEEFNADYCAVLDSGDIEAWPEFFTEDGIYRVTARENAELGMPVGLVYAEGRDMMHDRAVAIARTQMFAPRYMLHLVTNTRVTAESDSGELEAQANFVLLQTLVEGPCTIHMAGTFYDRFVRVDARLLLKERQAIYDSTMIANDLVYPL; encoded by the coding sequence ATGAAAGCCAACACCCTGTCGCTGTACCGCGGTCGCCGAATCGATGCCGCCCGAGCGCGCGAACTGCGCGCCGACATCGAGGAGTTCAACGCCGACTACTGCGCCGTGCTCGACAGCGGCGACATCGAGGCCTGGCCGGAGTTCTTCACCGAGGACGGCATCTACCGCGTCACCGCGCGCGAGAACGCCGAACTCGGCATGCCGGTCGGCCTGGTCTATGCCGAGGGGCGCGACATGATGCACGACCGCGCTGTGGCGATTGCCCGCACGCAGATGTTCGCACCGCGCTACATGCTGCATCTGGTGACGAACACCCGCGTCACCGCCGAGTCCGACTCGGGCGAGCTCGAGGCGCAGGCCAACTTCGTGCTGCTGCAGACGCTGGTCGAAGGGCCCTGCACGATCCACATGGCCGGGACTTTCTACGACAGGTTCGTGCGGGTGGACGCTCGCCTGCTGCTCAAGGAACGGCAGGCCATCTACGACTCCACCATGATCGCCAACGACCTGGTCTACCCCCTGTGA
- a CDS encoding MarR family winged helix-turn-helix transcriptional regulator — MTTVDPAKDLLFARPGFLVRRLHQIHVAMFFEECQSQNVTPVQYAILTALSVIPDLDQTSLAQEVGLDRTTTADVVKRLEERGLVVRRPNPSDKRLRHVRLTAQGETVVASLRGDMARAQERLLAPLRPAERTMLMDLMRILVEANNQYSRTVMRAI; from the coding sequence ATGACGACCGTGGATCCCGCCAAGGACCTGCTGTTCGCGCGGCCGGGGTTCCTGGTGCGGCGGCTGCACCAGATCCACGTGGCCATGTTCTTCGAGGAATGCCAGTCGCAGAACGTGACGCCGGTGCAGTACGCCATCCTCACGGCCCTGTCCGTCATTCCCGACCTGGACCAGACCTCGCTGGCGCAGGAAGTGGGGCTCGACCGCACCACGACGGCGGACGTCGTCAAGCGGCTGGAGGAGCGTGGCCTGGTGGTGCGCCGGCCCAATCCGAGCGACAAGCGGCTGCGCCACGTGCGCCTTACCGCGCAGGGCGAGACGGTGGTCGCATCGTTGCGCGGCGACATGGCGCGCGCGCAGGAGCGCTTGCTCGCGCCCCTGCGGCCAGCCGAGCGGACCATGCTGATGGACCTGATGCGCATCCTCGTGGAAGCCAACAACCAGTACAGCCGGACCGTCATGCGCGCGATCTGA
- a CDS encoding pirin family protein, which translates to MSKQASTPRIISEQNARRAHQRGAMENDWLQARLSFSFGDYQDPNHTHWGSLRALNEDRVAAGAGFARHEHRDIESLTYPIQGRIHHTDSLGNDFVFGPGQLLRISAGTGIEHSEMNASATEPERHLQIWLYPRSRRTEPSCSLTRLPAVGQVGWRPIASPDGRDGSATVQQSAVIFLGRPDAGDTLACALPEHRLGYLHVVSGMVRVGPALHLRPGDGLRFTHREAFELLATTPDAEVLLFDL; encoded by the coding sequence ATGTCCAAGCAAGCCTCCACGCCCCGCATCATCAGCGAGCAGAACGCACGTCGCGCGCACCAGCGCGGCGCGATGGAGAACGACTGGCTTCAGGCGCGCCTGAGCTTCTCCTTCGGCGACTACCAGGACCCGAACCATACGCACTGGGGCTCGCTGCGCGCGCTCAACGAGGACCGCGTGGCCGCCGGGGCCGGCTTCGCGCGCCATGAGCACCGCGACATCGAGTCGTTGACCTATCCGATCCAGGGCCGCATCCACCATACCGACAGCCTTGGCAACGACTTCGTGTTCGGCCCGGGCCAACTGCTGCGCATAAGCGCCGGCACCGGCATCGAGCACAGCGAGATGAACGCCTCGGCCACCGAGCCGGAGCGCCACCTGCAGATCTGGCTCTACCCACGTTCGCGCCGGACCGAACCCAGCTGCTCGCTGACCCGACTGCCGGCAGTCGGGCAGGTCGGCTGGCGGCCGATCGCGTCGCCCGACGGCCGGGATGGTTCGGCAACAGTCCAGCAGAGCGCCGTGATCTTCCTCGGCCGCCCCGACGCCGGCGACACCCTGGCCTGTGCGCTGCCCGAGCACCGGCTGGGCTACCTGCATGTTGTCTCCGGCATGGTGCGCGTCGGGCCCGCCCTGCATCTGCGCCCAGGCGACGGTCTGCGCTTCACGCACCGGGAGGCCTTCGAGCTGCTGGCCACCACACCCGACGCCGAGGTGCTCCTGTTCGACTTGTAG
- a CDS encoding amidohydrolase family protein, giving the protein MTRIRKIALEEHFMAPGFERYSKTFLQHIDKATYAELARRLADFDELRLAQMDRAGIDVTVLSQTGPGVQGERDTPKAIASARENNDFLAGQVARQPTRYAGFAALPMQSPADAAAELSRAVEQLGFKGALVNGHTLGRYYDDPVFDVVWERFQALDVPMYLHPTDFPVVPVSLAGHAELNGATWGWGVETATHALRLLFGGVFDRFPGLKLILGHMGEGLPFQRWRFDSRFAAYPHGIRLQRAPSEYIGSNIVITTSGVCSPAALAGAIAEMGEEAVMFSVDYPYESTAVAADFIEAAPMSERTRALVCHGNAERILRLGAA; this is encoded by the coding sequence ATGACACGAATTCGCAAGATCGCCCTGGAAGAACATTTCATGGCGCCGGGCTTCGAACGCTACTCGAAGACCTTTCTGCAACACATCGACAAGGCCACCTACGCGGAACTCGCCAGGCGCCTCGCGGACTTCGACGAACTGCGCCTGGCGCAGATGGATCGCGCCGGCATCGACGTGACAGTGCTGTCGCAGACCGGGCCCGGCGTGCAGGGCGAGCGGGACACGCCCAAGGCGATCGCCAGCGCCCGCGAGAACAACGACTTCCTGGCCGGCCAGGTGGCGCGCCAACCCACGCGCTATGCCGGCTTTGCCGCGCTGCCCATGCAGAGCCCGGCGGACGCCGCGGCGGAACTGAGCCGCGCGGTGGAGCAACTCGGCTTCAAGGGCGCGCTGGTCAATGGGCACACGCTCGGCCGCTATTACGACGACCCGGTCTTCGATGTCGTGTGGGAGCGCTTCCAGGCGCTGGACGTGCCGATGTACCTGCATCCGACCGATTTCCCGGTGGTTCCGGTTTCCCTTGCGGGCCACGCCGAACTCAACGGCGCGACCTGGGGCTGGGGCGTGGAGACCGCAACGCACGCGCTGCGCCTGCTGTTCGGCGGCGTGTTCGACCGGTTTCCCGGGCTGAAGCTGATCCTGGGCCACATGGGCGAGGGCCTGCCGTTCCAGCGCTGGCGCTTCGACAGCCGCTTTGCTGCCTATCCGCACGGCATCCGGTTGCAGCGGGCGCCGTCCGAATACATCGGCAGCAACATCGTCATCACCACCTCGGGCGTTTGCTCGCCCGCCGCCCTGGCCGGAGCCATCGCCGAGATGGGCGAGGAGGCGGTGATGTTCTCGGTCGACTACCCGTACGAGTCCACCGCGGTCGCCGCCGACTTCATCGAGGCGGCGCCCATGAGCGAGCGCACCCGCGCGCTCGTGTGCCACGGCAACGCCGAACGCATCTTGCGGCTCGGCGCGGCCTGA
- a CDS encoding maleate cis-trans isomerase family protein: protein MSKTYRIGQIVPSSNTTMETEIPAMLRMREQIRPERFTFHSSRMRMKTVKKEELAAMDAESDRCAVELSDARVDVLGYACLVAIMSMGRGYHRVSERRLREHTEANDGNAPVVTSAGALVDALKVIGARRIALVAPYMKPLTELVVDYIRNEGYEVVDWHALEIPDNLAVGRHDPALLPGIVAAMNTRDVDAIVLSACVQMPSLPSVAKVEALTGKPVITAAIATTYAMLKALDLEPVVPGAGVLLSGAY, encoded by the coding sequence ATGTCCAAGACCTACCGCATCGGCCAGATCGTGCCGAGTTCCAACACGACGATGGAGACGGAGATCCCGGCCATGCTTCGCATGCGCGAGCAGATCCGCCCCGAGCGCTTCACCTTCCACTCCAGCCGAATGCGCATGAAGACGGTGAAGAAGGAGGAGCTGGCCGCCATGGACGCCGAGTCCGACCGCTGTGCGGTGGAGTTGAGCGACGCCCGCGTCGACGTGCTGGGCTACGCCTGCCTGGTGGCCATCATGTCCATGGGCCGCGGCTACCACCGGGTTTCCGAGAGGCGCCTGCGCGAGCACACCGAGGCCAACGACGGCAACGCGCCGGTGGTGACCAGCGCCGGCGCGCTGGTCGATGCGCTCAAGGTTATCGGCGCCAGGCGCATCGCCCTGGTCGCGCCCTACATGAAACCCCTGACCGAACTGGTTGTGGACTACATCCGCAACGAGGGCTACGAGGTGGTGGACTGGCACGCGCTGGAGATCCCGGACAACCTGGCCGTCGGCCGCCACGACCCGGCCCTCCTGCCCGGGATCGTCGCCGCCATGAACACGCGTGACGTGGACGCCATCGTGCTGTCGGCCTGCGTGCAGATGCCCTCGCTGCCCTCCGTGGCCAAGGTGGAGGCGCTGACCGGCAAGCCCGTGATTACCGCCGCCATCGCGACTACCTACGCCATGCTCAAGGCGCTTGATCTCGAGCCGGTGGTGCCGGGCGCGGGCGTGCTGCTGTCGGGCGCGTACTGA
- a CDS encoding alpha/beta fold hydrolase, which yields MTGSTFLYGANARANGIRQHYLRYGGKGRPVILVPGITSPAVTWGFVAERFGRHFDTYVLDVRGRGLSEASDTLDYGLDACADDVGALSAALGLQGYALVGHSMGGRIGVRTARRHPAGLERLVLVDPPVSGPGRRAYPAKLDWYIDSIRLMRQGAGVEALRPFSPTWTDAQLQLRSEWLHTCDERAIVASYDGFHQDDIHADLPAVKVPTLLMVAGRGDVIRPEDIDELQRLVPQLQTVHVPTAGHMIPWDDEAAFHAAFGDFLGEPLSAHRAQGDCHAR from the coding sequence ATGACCGGCAGCACCTTCCTCTACGGCGCCAACGCACGGGCCAACGGCATCCGCCAGCACTACCTGCGCTACGGCGGCAAGGGCCGCCCGGTGATCCTGGTGCCGGGCATCACCAGCCCCGCCGTCACCTGGGGGTTCGTGGCCGAGCGCTTCGGCCGGCACTTCGACACCTACGTGCTCGACGTGCGCGGCCGCGGCCTGTCGGAAGCCTCGGACACGCTCGACTACGGGCTCGATGCCTGTGCCGACGACGTCGGGGCCCTCTCGGCCGCGCTGGGCCTGCAAGGCTACGCGCTGGTCGGCCACTCGATGGGCGGGCGCATCGGCGTGCGCACAGCGCGGCGGCACCCGGCCGGGTTGGAACGCCTGGTACTGGTCGACCCGCCCGTCTCGGGACCAGGCCGGCGCGCCTACCCGGCGAAACTCGACTGGTACATCGACTCGATCCGCCTGATGCGCCAGGGCGCCGGCGTCGAGGCGCTGCGTCCTTTCTCGCCGACCTGGACGGACGCGCAGTTGCAACTGCGATCCGAATGGCTTCACACCTGCGACGAGCGCGCCATCGTTGCCTCGTACGACGGCTTCCACCAGGATGACATCCACGCCGACCTGCCCGCCGTCAAGGTGCCCACGCTGCTGATGGTGGCCGGCCGAGGCGACGTCATCCGGCCCGAAGACATCGACGAACTGCAGCGCCTCGTGCCGCAACTGCAGACCGTGCACGTGCCCACGGCGGGGCACATGATTCCCTGGGACGACGAGGCGGCCTTCCATGCCGCGTTCGGCGACTTCCTGGGCGAGCCCCTTTCGGCACATCGAGCACAAGGAGACTGCCATGCCCGTTAG
- a CDS encoding 2,5-dihydroxypyridine 5,6-dioxygenase: protein MPVSDHQLIDAWKQVLTLSKLEPGQTVTVLTSAATHPQTLSCALLACQQMGAIANRLDLPPVNAEKALSRDSLAYLGTTPLTGNRAAIAALKASDLVLDLMTLLFSPEQHEILAGGTRILLAVEPPEVLVRMVPTAADRKRVKAAAARLGAAREMHVTSAAGTDLRCRIGEFPAISEYGFVDEPGRWDHWPSGFALTWPDEGGASGRIVIDRGDILLPQKSYVSEAIVLTVENGYATHIEGGLDAELLSDYMASFGDPEAYAISHIGWGLQPRAHWSTLGLYDREATIGMDARAYEGNFLFSLGPNNEAGGQRTTACHIDIPLRKCTVRLDGDEKVKDGKVLDNEEHADAR from the coding sequence ATGCCCGTTAGCGACCATCAATTGATCGACGCCTGGAAGCAGGTGCTGACGCTCTCGAAGCTCGAGCCCGGCCAGACCGTCACCGTGCTGACCAGCGCGGCCACGCATCCGCAGACGCTGTCGTGCGCCCTCCTCGCGTGCCAGCAGATGGGTGCCATCGCCAACCGGCTCGATCTTCCGCCGGTGAATGCCGAGAAAGCCTTGAGCCGCGACAGCCTGGCCTACCTCGGCACGACGCCGCTGACCGGCAACCGGGCCGCCATCGCGGCCCTCAAGGCCAGCGACCTGGTGCTGGACCTGATGACGCTGCTGTTCTCGCCGGAGCAGCACGAGATCCTTGCCGGCGGCACCAGGATCCTGCTGGCCGTCGAACCCCCGGAAGTGCTGGTGCGCATGGTGCCGACGGCAGCCGACCGCAAGCGGGTCAAGGCGGCTGCGGCTCGCCTGGGCGCGGCGCGCGAGATGCACGTGACCTCGGCGGCCGGCACCGACCTGCGCTGTCGGATAGGCGAGTTCCCGGCCATCAGCGAATACGGCTTTGTCGACGAGCCCGGCCGCTGGGACCACTGGCCCAGCGGCTTCGCGCTGACCTGGCCCGACGAGGGCGGCGCGAGCGGGCGCATCGTCATCGACCGCGGCGACATCCTGCTGCCGCAGAAGTCCTACGTGTCCGAGGCGATCGTGCTCACGGTGGAGAACGGCTACGCGACCCACATCGAGGGCGGGCTCGACGCCGAACTGCTCAGCGACTACATGGCCTCGTTCGGCGACCCCGAGGCCTACGCGATCTCGCACATCGGCTGGGGACTGCAGCCGCGGGCGCACTGGTCGACACTGGGCCTGTACGACCGCGAGGCAACCATCGGCATGGACGCACGCGCCTACGAGGGCAATTTCCTGTTCTCGCTGGGCCCGAACAACGAGGCGGGCGGCCAGCGCACCACCGCCTGCCACATCGACATTCCGCTGCGCAAGTGCACCGTCAGGCTGGACGGCGATGAAAAGGTGAAGGACGGCAAGGTTCTGGACAACGAGGAGCACGCCGATGCACGCTGA
- a CDS encoding N-carbamoylsarcosine amidohydrolase, with translation MHAEIETYQRQGFGTALELRAPVGLLIVDFVNGFADPAVFGGGNIPQAIDETVALLAAARERQWPVAHSRIVYADDGADHNIFSLKVPGMLTLKEDDPRSAIVPRLAPRPGELVVRKTVPSAFFGTSLAAWLSQRGVQTLVVAGAVTSGCVRASVVDAMSHGLRPLVVSDCVGDRAPDPHDANLFDMAQKYAAVMKRDDALAALDLACGAGA, from the coding sequence ATGCACGCTGAGATCGAGACCTATCAACGACAAGGATTCGGGACCGCCCTCGAACTGCGTGCCCCCGTGGGCCTGCTGATCGTCGATTTCGTCAACGGCTTCGCGGACCCAGCCGTGTTCGGGGGCGGCAACATCCCCCAGGCGATCGACGAGACCGTTGCGCTGCTGGCCGCAGCCCGCGAGCGCCAATGGCCTGTCGCGCACAGCCGGATTGTCTATGCCGACGACGGCGCCGACCACAACATCTTCTCGCTCAAGGTCCCGGGCATGCTCACGCTCAAGGAGGACGACCCGCGCAGCGCGATCGTTCCCCGGCTGGCGCCGCGGCCCGGCGAGCTTGTCGTTCGCAAGACGGTGCCCTCGGCATTCTTCGGCACATCGCTGGCGGCATGGCTGAGCCAGCGCGGCGTGCAGACCCTGGTGGTGGCCGGTGCAGTCACAAGCGGCTGCGTGCGCGCCAGTGTGGTGGATGCGATGTCCCACGGGCTCCGGCCGCTCGTCGTGTCGGACTGCGTCGGCGATCGTGCCCCCGACCCGCACGACGCCAACCTTTTCGACATGGCGCAGAAATACGCCGCGGTCATGAAGCGCGATGACGCACTGGCCGCACTGGACCTGGCTTGCGGGGCCGGCGCCTGA
- the pcaF gene encoding 3-oxoadipyl-CoA thiolase, with product MTNQAFICDAVRTPFGRYGGSLSSVRTDDLGAVPLKALMERNKEVDWQAVTDVLYGCANQAGEDNRNVARMSALLAGLPLELGGATINRLCGSGLDAVGSAARAIKAGEAGLMIAGGVESMSRAPFVMPKAESAFSRSNAVYDTTIGWRFVNKLMKAQYGVDSMPETAENVATDYKIEREAQDRMALASQQRAVAAQKSGFFDAEIVPVMVPQKKGDPVVVNKDEHPRDTSLEALAKLKGVVRPDGTVTAGNASGVNDGACALLLADEASAAKNGLTPRARVVGMATAGVPPRVMGIGPAPATEKVLKLTGLKLDQIDVIELNEAFAAQGLAVLRLLGLKDDDARVNINGGAIALGHPLGASGARLATTAVNQLHKGGGRYALCTMCIGVGQGIALILERV from the coding sequence ATGACGAACCAAGCCTTTATCTGCGACGCCGTTCGCACCCCCTTCGGCCGCTACGGCGGCTCTCTCTCCAGCGTGCGCACCGACGACCTGGGCGCCGTCCCCCTCAAGGCGCTGATGGAGCGCAACAAGGAGGTCGACTGGCAGGCCGTGACCGACGTGCTGTATGGCTGCGCCAACCAGGCCGGCGAAGACAACCGCAACGTGGCGCGCATGTCGGCGCTGCTGGCGGGGCTGCCGCTGGAACTCGGCGGCGCCACCATCAACCGGCTGTGCGGCTCGGGTCTGGACGCGGTGGGCAGCGCGGCGCGCGCCATCAAGGCCGGCGAGGCCGGTCTGATGATCGCGGGCGGCGTCGAGAGCATGAGCCGCGCGCCCTTCGTCATGCCGAAGGCCGAGAGCGCCTTCAGCCGGAGCAACGCGGTGTACGACACCACGATCGGCTGGCGCTTCGTGAACAAGCTCATGAAGGCCCAGTACGGCGTCGATTCCATGCCGGAAACGGCAGAGAACGTGGCGACCGACTACAAGATCGAGCGCGAGGCCCAGGACCGCATGGCACTGGCCTCGCAGCAGCGCGCTGTCGCGGCGCAGAAGTCCGGCTTCTTCGATGCCGAGATCGTGCCGGTGATGGTGCCGCAGAAGAAGGGCGACCCCGTCGTCGTGAACAAGGACGAGCATCCGCGCGACACCAGCCTGGAAGCCCTCGCCAAGCTCAAGGGCGTGGTGCGCCCCGACGGCACGGTGACGGCCGGCAATGCCAGCGGCGTGAACGATGGCGCCTGCGCGCTGCTGCTGGCCGACGAGGCGAGCGCGGCGAAGAACGGCCTGACGCCGCGCGCCCGCGTGGTGGGCATGGCCACGGCCGGCGTGCCGCCGCGCGTGATGGGCATCGGCCCGGCGCCGGCCACCGAGAAGGTGCTGAAGCTCACCGGCCTGAAACTCGACCAGATCGACGTCATCGAACTCAACGAGGCCTTCGCCGCGCAGGGCCTGGCGGTGCTGCGCCTGCTCGGGCTGAAGGACGACGACGCGCGCGTGAACATCAACGGCGGCGCGATCGCGCTGGGCCACCCGCTGGGCGCCAGCGGCGCGCGGCTGGCCACCACCGCGGTCAACCAGCTGCACAAGGGTGGCGGCCGCTATGCGCTGTGCACGATGTGCATCGGGGTGGGGCAGGGGATCGCGCTCATCCTCGAGCGGGTCTGA
- a CDS encoding 3-oxoacid CoA-transferase subunit B produces the protein MSNYQRRTKDQLAARVAQDIFDGAVVNLGIGQPTLVANHLPAGREVILHSENGILGMGPAPLPGDEDYDLINAGKQPVTLLPGGAYFHHADSFAMMRGGHLDICVLGAFQVSATGDLANWSTGEAGAIPAVGGAMDLAIGAKQTWVMMDLLTKKGESKIVSKCTYPLTGIGCVKRVYSDLATLECTPAGLKLIDKVDGLEHAELEKLVGLPIAA, from the coding sequence ATGAGCAACTACCAACGCCGCACCAAGGACCAGCTCGCCGCGCGGGTCGCGCAGGACATCTTCGACGGCGCCGTCGTCAACCTCGGCATCGGCCAGCCTACGCTGGTGGCCAACCACCTGCCGGCCGGCCGCGAGGTCATCCTCCACAGCGAGAACGGCATCCTCGGCATGGGCCCCGCGCCACTGCCGGGCGACGAAGACTACGACCTCATCAACGCCGGCAAGCAGCCCGTCACCCTGCTGCCGGGCGGCGCGTACTTCCACCATGCCGACAGCTTCGCGATGATGCGCGGCGGCCACCTCGACATCTGTGTGCTGGGCGCTTTCCAGGTCTCGGCCACCGGCGACCTGGCCAACTGGAGCACCGGTGAGGCGGGCGCGATCCCGGCGGTCGGCGGGGCCATGGACCTGGCCATCGGCGCCAAGCAGACCTGGGTGATGATGGACTTGCTCACCAAGAAAGGCGAGAGCAAGATTGTCTCGAAATGCACCTATCCGCTGACCGGCATCGGCTGCGTGAAGCGCGTGTACTCCGATCTCGCCACGCTCGAATGCACGCCTGCGGGGCTCAAGCTCATCGACAAGGTCGATGGCCTCGAACACGCCGAGCTGGAAAAACTGGTCGGCCTGCCGATCGCCGCCTGA
- a CDS encoding 3-oxoacid CoA-transferase subunit A: MINKIARSIADAMTGIVDGATVLIGGFGTAGIPNELIDGLIEQGAKELTVVNNNAGNGDTGLAALLKTGRVRKVICSFPRQADSYVFDELYRSGKLELELVPQGNLAERIRAAGAGVGAFFCPTGFGTELAGERETRMIDGKQYVLEYPIRGDVALIKAEQGDRWGNLVYRKAARNFGPVMAMASKRTIATVHQIVELGEMDPETIVTPGIFVSSIVRIDRVATQAGGFKKAA; encoded by the coding sequence ATGATCAACAAGATCGCCCGTTCGATCGCCGATGCCATGACCGGCATCGTCGACGGCGCCACGGTCCTCATCGGCGGCTTCGGCACTGCCGGCATTCCGAACGAGCTCATCGACGGCCTCATCGAGCAGGGCGCCAAGGAGCTCACCGTCGTCAACAACAACGCCGGCAACGGCGACACCGGGCTGGCCGCGCTGCTCAAGACGGGCCGGGTGCGCAAGGTCATCTGCAGCTTTCCGCGACAGGCCGACAGCTATGTGTTCGACGAGCTCTACCGCAGCGGCAAGCTCGAGTTGGAACTGGTGCCGCAGGGCAATCTGGCCGAACGCATCCGCGCGGCCGGCGCCGGCGTTGGTGCCTTCTTCTGCCCCACGGGCTTCGGCACCGAGCTGGCCGGCGAGCGCGAGACCCGCATGATCGACGGCAAGCAGTACGTGCTGGAGTACCCGATCCGCGGCGACGTGGCGCTGATCAAGGCCGAGCAAGGGGACCGCTGGGGCAACCTGGTCTACCGCAAGGCGGCGCGCAACTTCGGTCCGGTGATGGCCATGGCGTCGAAGCGCACCATTGCCACCGTGCACCAGATCGTGGAGCTCGGCGAAATGGACCCCGAGACCATCGTCACGCCCGGCATTTTCGTCAGCAGCATCGTCAGGATCGACCGCGTCGCCACCCAGGCCGGCGGCTTCAAGAAGGCAGCATGA
- a CDS encoding IclR family transcriptional regulator — MATRTPPQKKPTAPTPGDSYVQSFARGLQVIRSFSERAPRQTLSEVAAATGLTRAGARRILLTLQTLGYVQSDGKLFALTPRILDLGFAYLSSMPIWNRAEPVMETLVQQVQESCSAAVLDDTDIVYVLRVPTHKIMRISLGIGSRLPAWCTSMGRLLLADLDDEALRARLGASSIAPLTRHTLTDIDALVAKVQQARRQRWCLVNQELEEGLVSIAAPIVDRGGRMVAALNISGQANRTSPKAMQETMLPALMGAAQEISRLL; from the coding sequence ATGGCAACCCGCACGCCACCCCAGAAGAAGCCCACCGCCCCCACGCCCGGAGACAGCTACGTGCAGTCCTTCGCGCGTGGTCTGCAGGTCATCCGCTCCTTCAGCGAACGTGCGCCGCGCCAGACGCTCAGCGAAGTCGCGGCGGCCACCGGCCTCACCCGCGCCGGCGCACGCCGCATCCTGCTCACGTTGCAGACGCTGGGCTACGTTCAATCCGACGGCAAGCTGTTCGCACTGACGCCCCGCATCCTCGACCTGGGCTTTGCCTACCTGTCGTCCATGCCCATCTGGAACCGCGCCGAGCCGGTGATGGAGACGCTGGTACAGCAGGTTCAGGAGTCGTGCTCGGCGGCAGTGCTCGACGACACCGACATCGTCTATGTGCTGCGCGTGCCCACGCACAAGATCATGCGCATCAGCCTGGGCATCGGCTCGCGCCTGCCGGCGTGGTGCACCTCGATGGGCCGGCTGCTGCTCGCCGACCTCGATGACGAGGCGTTGCGTGCGCGTCTCGGCGCCTCGAGCATTGCCCCGCTCACCCGCCACACCCTGACCGACATCGATGCGCTCGTTGCCAAGGTGCAGCAGGCCCGGCGTCAGCGCTGGTGCCTGGTCAACCAGGAGCTGGAGGAAGGACTGGTGTCGATCGCCGCGCCCATCGTCGACCGGGGCGGGCGCATGGTGGCCGCGCTCAACATCAGCGGGCAGGCCAACCGCACGAGCCCCAAGGCCATGCAGGAAACGATGCTGCCGGCGCTGATGGGCGCGGCTCAGGAGATTTCGCGGCTCCTCTAG
- a CDS encoding HU family DNA-binding protein has protein sequence MNRIELVEKIATGHNLSKAEAARVLETVTSSIVNAVKKDDSVQIVGFGTFKQVARAARSGFNPQAGTKIKIAATKVPKFVAGAAFKAAIDPKAAKRKAEKAAAKPAVKKAAPKKAVAKKK, from the coding sequence ATGAATCGCATCGAACTGGTCGAGAAGATCGCCACCGGCCACAACCTGAGCAAGGCCGAGGCCGCGCGCGTGCTCGAAACAGTCACCAGCTCCATCGTCAATGCCGTGAAGAAGGACGACTCTGTCCAGATCGTCGGCTTCGGCACTTTCAAGCAGGTTGCACGCGCCGCGCGCTCCGGCTTCAATCCCCAGGCAGGCACGAAGATCAAGATCGCGGCGACCAAGGTGCCGAAGTTCGTGGCCGGTGCCGCCTTCAAGGCCGCCATCGACCCGAAGGCCGCCAAGCGCAAGGCCGAGAAGGCTGCCGCGAAGCCCGCGGTGAAGAAGGCTGCGCCGAAGAAGGCAGTTGCGAAGAAGAAGTAA